A region from the Macrobrachium nipponense isolate FS-2020 chromosome 47, ASM1510439v2, whole genome shotgun sequence genome encodes:
- the LOC135204763 gene encoding gastrula zinc finger protein XlCGF8.2DB-like, which yields MNPGHSLEFPLKSETEGALSLPSINQENSNLAAFSGTSDEDFLSLDPLMDIKIEPEEFCESNEDDKYSYKINSTVSEKHPQTCKMEVKQERRNSHNGEKLFRSTDCGKAFYKKINLTNDITNPTREKFMCNDCGKALSQKHHLIVHMRVHTGEKPFMCNECEKAFSQKSNLTLHMRLHTGEKPFMCKECGKSFSQKSSLIHHMRFHTGEKPYMCNECGKAFPQKSSLIHHMRFHTGEKPYMCNECGKSFPKKSNLTRHMRIHTGEKLFICKECGKSFSQKSGITVHMRIHTGEKPFICKECGKAFSKKSNLTLHMRIHTGENPFICNECGKAFSQKPSLTLHMRIHTGEKPYICKECGKAFSHKQSLTRHMRLHTGEEKETT from the coding sequence atgaatccaggacattctttagaatttcctttgaaaagtgaaactgaaggtgcattatcactaccttccataaatcaagaaaacagcaacttggctgcctttagtggaaccagtgatgaagactttttgtctctggatccattgatggacatcaaaatagagccagaggaattctgtgagtctaatgaagatgataaatattcatataaaattaattcaacaGTGAGTGAAAAACATCCACAAACTTGCAAAAtggaagtaaaacaagaaagaagaaatagtCACAATGGAGAGAAGCTTTTCAGATCAactgactgtgggaaagcattttataagaaaattaatcttacaaatgatatcacaaatcctaccagagagaaattcatgtgcaatgactgtgggaaagcattgtCCCAGAAACATCATCTTATAGTTCATATGAGagtccacactggagagaagccattcatgtgcaacgaATGTgagaaagcattttcccagaaatcaaatcttacacttcatatgagattgcatactggagagaaaccatttatgtgcaaagaatgtgggaaatcattttcccagaaatcaagTCTTATACATCATATGAGAtttcatactggagagaagccatatatgtgcaacgaatgtgggaaagcatttccccAGAAATCTAGTCTTATACATCATATGAGATTtcatactggagaaaagccatATATGTGCAACGAATGTGGGAAATCATTTCCCAAGAAATCAAATCTTACAAgacatatgagaatccatacggGAGAGAAGCTATTcatatgcaaggaatgtgggaaatcATTTTCACAGAAATCAGGTATTAcagttcatatgagaatccacactggagagaaaccattcatatgcaaggaatgtgggaaagcattttccaagaaatcaaatcttacacttcatatgagaatccacactggagagaatCCATTTATATGCAACgagtgtgggaaagcattttcccagaaaccaagtcttacacttcatatgagaatccatactggagagaagccatatatatgcaaggaatgtgggaaagcattttcccacaaacagagtcttacacgtcatatgaggttgcatactggagaggaaaaagaaacaacatga
- the LOC135204762 gene encoding zinc finger protein OZF-like: MNPGHSLEFPLKSETEGALSLPSINQENSNLAACSGTSDEDFLSLDPLMDIKIEPEEFCESNEDDDYSYEMNSTVNEKQPQTCKNEVKQERRNSHNKAKPFVSTDCEKTFHKKINLTRDITNPTREKFMCNDCGKAFSQKISLIVHMRIHTGEKPFICKECGKGFSVKSNLIVHMKIHTGEKPFMCKECGKAFSQKVCLTRHMSLHTGEKPYMCKECGKAFSQKPDLTSHMRIHTGEKPFTCEECGKAFSKKSSLTLHMRLHTGEKPYMCNQCGKAFSRKSSLPLHMRLHTGEKQYICNECGKAFPKKVCLTSHIRLHTGKQAYMCNECGKAFPQKSNLIAHMRIHTGEKPFMCKECDKAFSQKPNLTNHMRIHTGENPFICKECGKAFPQKSNLIAHMRIHTGEKPFMCKECDKAFSQKPHLTNHMRIHTGEKPFMCNECGKAFYQKSHLTRHMRLHTGEEKETT; the protein is encoded by the coding sequence ATGAATCCAGGacattctttagaatttcctttgaaaagtgaaactgaaggtgcattatcactaccttccataaatcaagaaaacagcaaCTTGGCTGCCTGTAGTGGAACCAGTGATGAAGACTTTTTGTCCCTGGATCCattgatggacatcaaaatagaaccagaggaattctgtgagtctaatgaagatgatgactattcatatgaaatgaattcaacAGTGAATGAAAAACAACCTCAAACTTGCAAGAatgaagtaaaacaagaaagaaggaatagtcaCAATAAAGCGAAGCCTTTCGTATCCACTGACTGTGAGAAAACATTTCAcaagaaaattaatcttacaagggatatcacaaatcctaccagagagaaattcatgtgcaatgactgtgggaaagcattttcccagaaaataAGTCTTAtagttcatatgagaatccataccggagagaagccattcatttgcaaggaatgtgggaaaggatTTTCCGTGAAAAGTAATCTTATAGTTCATATGAaaatccatactggagagaagccatttatgtgcaaggaatgtgggaaagcattttcccagaaagtatgtcttacacgtcatatgagtttgcatactggagagaagccatatatgtgcaaggaatgtgggaaagcattttcccagaaaccagATCTTACtagtcatatgagaatccataccggAGAAAAGCCATTCACGTGcgaggaatgtgggaaagcattttccaagaaatcaagtcttacacttcatatgagattgcatactggagagaagccatatatgtgcaaccaatgtgggaaagcattttcccggaAATCAAGTCTTCCtcttcatatgagattgcatactggagagaagcaatatatatgcaatgaatgtgggaaagcatttcccaAGAAAGTATGTCTTACAAGTCATATAAGATTGCATACTGGAAAGCAGGCATATATGTGcaacgaatgtgggaaagcatttccccagaaatcaaatcttatagctcatatgagaatccataccggAGAAAAACCATTCATGTGTAAGGAATGTgataaagcattttcccagaaaccaaatcttacaaatcatatgagaatccatactggagagaatccattcatatgcaaggaatgtgggaaagcatttccccagaaatcaaatcttatagctcatatgagaatccatactggagaAAAACCATTCATGTGTAAGGAATGTgataaagcattttcccagaaaccacatcttacaaatcatatgagaatccacactggagagaagccattcatgtgcaacgaatgtgggaaagcattttacCAGAAATCACATCTTACACGTCATATGAGGTTGCATACTGGAGAGGAAAAGgaaacaacatga